One window of candidate division WOR-3 bacterium genomic DNA carries:
- a CDS encoding DUF6029 family protein, producing MKSTQMIIDKFQISNFKKEGSLKVRVGTLVIFILLISITSPSSFAQDLRITGSNRAEYWLFVDSRLDSANYKDHITEKLKLSLDYKDITLRGIFFFWDPSLHSLDKLYYIDYAAQYKKDPVNIMYGRYYMTFGRGLCLNQFLDEDFNNDNSLYGLKAELNGFKSQLTLITGKPRNIFFEELQYTIKNDTTDKVRGANLETRILNFNNPWGLNTSIGGRYVRIHKTNDLTPKAFTELFGGNINLKLGPWENYFEYAQHLGTIPKVGGRLKGDGYLFTTGLSLSGFGISLQYIDYKDLGFGGAEYRYNEPPTPIKSGISVNRGVDEVGYGVAIVASPFDFLSVEIDNNKVSTHNKNLSRFEELFYLKENMGGVLEQGAKAITHPTELSEISFGVDHIIKQKIELPVQKKTETKPYLELQYDFGTFFVEAGLEQTMVTSDTSDYTDRAASISIGKPERFVLTLRAEKRDRVPTWLIEKLGEETFWPMLELSLDLTTRHNLRLRIGGEKGGLVCSGGVCRFEEPFRGVKAVLTSIF from the coding sequence ATGAAATCCACACAGATGATAATTGACAAATTCCAAATATCAAATTTCAAAAAAGAAGGTAGTTTAAAGGTTAGGGTTGGGACGCTGGTAATTTTTATTTTACTAATATCTATTACTTCCCCCAGCAGTTTTGCCCAGGATCTTCGTATTACTGGTTCCAACCGTGCTGAATACTGGCTCTTTGTTGATTCAAGGCTTGATTCGGCAAATTATAAAGACCATATAACCGAAAAATTGAAACTATCACTCGATTACAAAGATATAACCCTGCGTGGGATATTTTTCTTCTGGGACCCTTCTTTGCATTCACTTGATAAACTTTATTATATTGATTATGCCGCCCAGTATAAAAAAGACCCGGTAAATATCATGTATGGTAGATATTACATGACATTCGGCAGGGGTCTATGTTTAAATCAATTTCTTGACGAAGATTTTAACAACGATAATTCGCTATATGGTTTAAAGGCAGAATTGAATGGGTTTAAAAGCCAGCTGACTCTAATAACCGGCAAACCACGGAACATCTTTTTTGAAGAACTGCAATATACAATAAAGAATGATACTACCGATAAAGTTCGTGGTGCAAATCTGGAGACAAGGATCTTAAACTTTAATAACCCCTGGGGATTGAACACGAGTATCGGTGGTAGGTATGTAAGGATTCATAAAACGAACGACTTAACGCCCAAGGCATTCACTGAATTATTCGGTGGCAATATCAATTTGAAACTCGGACCCTGGGAAAATTATTTTGAATACGCCCAGCACCTGGGAACTATTCCAAAGGTGGGTGGTAGATTAAAGGGTGATGGATATCTATTTACTACTGGATTGTCCTTATCAGGATTTGGTATCTCACTCCAGTATATTGATTATAAAGACCTTGGTTTTGGTGGCGCAGAATATCGTTATAACGAGCCACCCACACCGATTAAATCTGGTATATCAGTAAACCGGGGTGTTGACGAGGTTGGTTATGGTGTAGCCATTGTCGCATCACCATTTGATTTTTTATCGGTTGAGATTGATAACAATAAGGTTTCAACCCACAATAAGAATTTAAGCAGATTTGAAGAGCTCTTTTATCTAAAAGAAAATATGGGTGGCGTATTAGAACAAGGAGCAAAGGCAATAACCCATCCCACTGAATTGTCAGAAATTAGTTTCGGGGTCGACCATATAATCAAACAAAAGATCGAATTGCCGGTTCAGAAAAAAACCGAGACCAAGCCGTATCTTGAATTACAGTATGATTTTGGCACATTCTTTGTTGAGGCCGGACTTGAGCAGACAATGGTGACGAGTGATACAAGTGATTATACAGATAGGGCAGCATCAATATCCATTGGTAAACCAGAAAGGTTTGTTTTAACCCTGCGCGCCGAAAAGAGAGATCGCGTTCCTACATGGCTAATAGAAAAATTAGGTGAAGAAACATTCTGGCCTATGCTGGAGTTGAGCCTTGATTTGACGACAAGGCATAATTTGAGATTAAGAATCGGTGGTGAAAAAGGTGGACTTGTCTGCTCCGGTGGGGTGTGCAGGTTTGAAGAACCATTCCGCGGTGTAAAGGCAGTTTTGACCAGCATCTTTTGA
- a CDS encoding formate--tetrahydrofolate ligase, whose product MESDIEIARKTKLLHISEITKKLNIPDELVLPFGHYKAKISLKFFEQIKDNPDGKLILVSAITPTAYGEGKTTAAIGLSMAINRLGKSSIVTLREPSLGPVFGIKGGAAGGGYAQVLPMEDINLHFTGDIHSVSSAHNLLSAVLDNHIHFGNQLQIDEREILFPRTMDMNDRALRNIVVGLGGKANGPAREDGFIITAASEVMAILGLSTSIKELKERLCKILVAFDMAGNPVFAEQLGVCGAMTVLLKDAIKPNLVQTIEHTPAFIHIGPFANIAYGTCSLISMKIALKLCDYVVTEAGFGTDLGAEKFFNIVCRVGGLRVNAGVVVATIRALKLHGGADEKNLKTGTIEHLKKGLPNLKKHIENIRKFNIPVVVGLNIFADDTPEEIEIVKSFCYENSTPCVEIEVFTKGSEGAVELAMEVMKASENFQAAQTYLYDLEDPIERKIEKVAFQIYGAEKVIYTPKAEKDIKRLEKLGFDKLPVCIAKTNRSLSDDPKLYGVPEKFKITITEIKVSSGAGFLVPLAGEINLMPGLAKNPNAIKIDIDEQGRIMGLS is encoded by the coding sequence ATGGAATCAGACATTGAGATTGCACGTAAGACAAAACTATTGCATATTTCAGAGATAACGAAGAAATTGAATATCCCGGATGAACTTGTTTTGCCTTTTGGACATTATAAAGCGAAGATTTCCTTAAAATTTTTTGAGCAGATAAAAGACAACCCTGATGGCAAATTAATTTTGGTAAGTGCAATTACACCTACAGCTTACGGCGAAGGTAAGACAACCGCAGCAATCGGATTGAGTATGGCAATCAATCGTTTGGGTAAAAGTTCAATCGTCACCCTGCGTGAACCTTCTTTAGGACCGGTTTTTGGAATAAAAGGTGGTGCAGCAGGCGGCGGTTATGCCCAGGTCTTACCAATGGAAGATATAAATCTCCATTTTACCGGTGATATCCATTCGGTATCTTCTGCTCACAATCTTCTCTCTGCTGTGCTGGATAATCATATACATTTTGGAAATCAACTCCAGATAGATGAGCGAGAAATTCTTTTTCCAAGAACAATGGATATGAATGACCGTGCTTTAAGAAATATAGTTGTAGGACTGGGTGGAAAGGCAAACGGACCGGCAAGGGAAGATGGATTTATAATAACCGCGGCAAGTGAAGTGATGGCGATACTTGGATTATCAACTTCAATCAAGGAATTAAAAGAGAGACTATGCAAAATACTTGTGGCATTTGATATGGCTGGAAATCCTGTTTTTGCTGAGCAACTTGGCGTCTGCGGCGCAATGACAGTTTTATTAAAGGATGCGATAAAACCGAATCTGGTTCAAACTATTGAACACACACCTGCCTTTATCCACATTGGGCCTTTCGCCAATATCGCCTATGGGACCTGCAGTTTAATTTCAATGAAAATCGCGCTTAAACTCTGTGACTATGTTGTTACCGAGGCTGGTTTTGGTACGGACCTTGGCGCAGAAAAGTTTTTTAATATTGTATGCAGGGTCGGTGGTCTTAGGGTTAACGCTGGAGTCGTAGTAGCGACAATCAGGGCTTTAAAATTGCATGGTGGCGCAGATGAAAAAAATCTAAAAACAGGAACGATTGAGCATCTAAAAAAAGGATTACCAAATTTGAAGAAACATATTGAAAATATAAGAAAATTTAATATACCTGTAGTTGTTGGTTTAAATATTTTTGCTGATGATACACCAGAAGAAATTGAAATTGTAAAATCTTTTTGTTACGAAAACAGCACACCCTGTGTTGAAATAGAAGTATTTACTAAAGGAAGCGAAGGCGCCGTAGAACTTGCAATGGAAGTAATGAAGGCGTCCGAAAATTTTCAAGCCGCTCAAACTTATTTGTATGATTTAGAAGATCCTATAGAAAGGAAAATAGAAAAGGTTGCTTTTCAAATTTATGGTGCAGAAAAAGTAATATATACTCCGAAGGCAGAAAAGGATATAAAGCGGCTGGAGAAACTTGGTTTTGATAAATTGCCGGTTTGTATTGCCAAGACTAATCGATCATTGAGTGACGACCCGAAGTTATACGGTGTACCCGAGAAATTTAAAATAACAATAACTGAAATAAAGGTTTCATCGGGTGCAGGTTTTTTGGTTCCCCTTGCCGGTGAGATAAATCTTATGCCTGGTCTGGCAAAAAATCCCAATGCAATAAAGATTGATATTGATGAGCAGGGCAGAATAATGGGTCTTTCTTAA
- the fusA gene encoding elongation factor G, whose protein sequence is MQDLKLIRNIGLAAHIDAGKTTTTERILFYTGKIRKIGEVDEGSATMDWMPQERERGITITAAATTVYWKNHRINIIDTPGHVDFTIEVERSMKVLDGLIAIFCAVGGVQPQSETVWRQADRYRVPRIAFVNKMDRLGADFYRVIKQMKDKLSLKPVILQIPIGAEDRFKGVIDIIEQKAIYWDDEEGIHYHSESVPQEYQEEIKQLRTELLEILAEYDEDLFESYFSDIPISIEKIKEVLRKGILNLHFFPVLCGSALRNRGVQPLIDAVLDYLPSPVDLPPVKGENPETGKWETREPSIDAPFSALLFKTQTDPHLGLLYYIRVYSGTINTGDKVKVFPPDRVDRIGRMYLMHANKRDEVQQLGVGEIGVITGIRESKTGYTLCDPKHPITFEPIQFPEPVIFVSLEPKTKMDDEKLDNALKYLQVEDPTFRVKIDEETGQRIISGMGELHLDIITDRLKREYGVDCYVSKPQVSYRETITQPAIAEGRFIKQTGGKGQYGVVKLQLSPLNKEGIVINNKIKEGTIPKQFIPAIEKGIKEQCETGIYMGYPIVNIEVNIIDGSYHPVDSSELSFQVAAQLAMREAFMNGKPILLEPVMSLEIVVPEDYLGDVLNDLNSRKAQILNIETNKKEKIITATLTLAKSFGYATDLRSVTQGRGIYTMQFSHYAPKED, encoded by the coding sequence GGACTTGCTGCCCATATTGATGCAGGCAAAACTACGACAACAGAAAGAATATTATTTTATACAGGAAAGATAAGAAAGATTGGTGAGGTTGATGAAGGGTCAGCAACAATGGACTGGATGCCCCAGGAGAGAGAAAGGGGGATTACAATAACTGCAGCCGCAACAACAGTTTACTGGAAGAACCACAGGATAAATATCATTGATACACCGGGTCATGTTGATTTCACAATAGAAGTTGAAAGGTCAATGAAAGTCCTTGATGGTCTGATTGCGATATTTTGTGCAGTCGGTGGAGTCCAGCCCCAGAGTGAGACTGTCTGGCGCCAAGCAGACCGATATCGGGTGCCGAGAATTGCCTTTGTCAATAAAATGGACCGGCTTGGTGCAGATTTTTATCGGGTAATTAAACAAATGAAAGATAAACTTTCCCTTAAACCCGTTATTCTCCAGATTCCAATAGGTGCTGAAGATAGATTTAAAGGTGTGATTGATATAATTGAACAGAAGGCAATCTATTGGGACGATGAGGAAGGCATACATTATCACAGTGAATCAGTTCCACAGGAATATCAGGAGGAGATAAAACAATTACGCACCGAATTGCTGGAAATACTCGCAGAATATGATGAAGACCTATTTGAAAGTTACTTCTCCGATATTCCAATAAGTATAGAAAAAATAAAGGAAGTTTTAAGAAAGGGAATATTGAATCTACATTTCTTTCCAGTTTTATGCGGTAGTGCCCTGCGTAATCGTGGCGTACAACCCCTGATAGATGCAGTCCTTGATTATCTTCCTTCGCCCGTTGATTTACCACCAGTAAAAGGTGAAAATCCAGAGACCGGGAAATGGGAGACCAGGGAGCCATCAATTGATGCACCATTTTCGGCACTTCTCTTTAAGACCCAGACCGACCCGCATCTCGGACTGCTATATTACATTCGTGTATATTCAGGGACAATAAATACGGGTGACAAAGTCAAAGTATTTCCACCGGATCGGGTTGATAGAATTGGTAGAATGTATCTAATGCATGCAAATAAAAGAGATGAAGTTCAGCAATTGGGTGTAGGGGAGATCGGCGTTATCACCGGCATTCGTGAATCAAAAACTGGTTATACATTGTGTGATCCAAAACATCCTATTACCTTCGAACCAATACAGTTTCCTGAACCTGTGATATTTGTTTCCCTGGAGCCGAAAACAAAAATGGATGATGAAAAACTTGATAATGCCCTTAAGTATCTGCAGGTGGAAGACCCTACATTCAGGGTAAAGATTGATGAGGAGACAGGACAGCGCATAATATCAGGAATGGGAGAACTCCATCTTGATATAATTACTGATAGGTTAAAAAGGGAGTATGGGGTTGATTGCTATGTGAGCAAACCGCAGGTCTCTTACCGTGAGACAATAACCCAACCTGCAATCGCTGAAGGAAGATTTATAAAACAGACCGGCGGTAAGGGTCAATATGGTGTAGTAAAACTCCAGTTAAGTCCATTGAATAAAGAGGGGATTGTTATTAATAATAAGATCAAAGAAGGCACCATTCCAAAACAATTCATTCCTGCTATTGAAAAGGGCATAAAAGAACAATGTGAGACGGGGATTTATATGGGCTATCCGATTGTAAATATTGAGGTGAATATCATTGATGGCTCATACCATCCAGTTGATTCATCTGAACTTTCATTCCAGGTTGCTGCGCAACTTGCAATGCGTGAGGCATTTATGAATGGAAAACCTATTTTACTTGAACCGGTAATGTCCCTGGAAATAGTAGTTCCTGAAGATTATCTTGGTGATGTGCTTAATGACCTTAATTCTCGTAAGGCTCAGATATTAAATATTGAGACAAACAAAAAAGAAAAAATCATCACCGCCACACTTACCCTCGCAAAATCATTTGGTTATGCAACCGATTTAAGGTCCGTAACCCAGGGTAGAGGAATTTATACAATGCAATTCTCTCATTATGCACCAAAAGAGGATTGA
- a CDS encoding 4Fe-4S binding protein, with the protein MKLKRVIQFIASAITLGNYPAIWQGGIYQGPLKQGCVPILNCWGCPLSLFSCPIGGLQHFFNLHLIPFYIASFFGAVGTLVGRMACGWLCPFGLFQDLLYKLKTFKMRLPKAFSYLKYGVLVIVAGIIAWISGEPWFCKMCPAGIIEAGIPLVMADKTGDIKALVGWLFWIKMAILVLVIQFSIYIKRFFCRTFCPVGAIYSIFNRFSLFRLQVNKTKCIDCDSCKAVCPMDVPIHTSQYNIDCIRCLDCVKKCPTKAITYGTK; encoded by the coding sequence ATGAAGTTAAAGCGAGTTATCCAGTTTATTGCCTCAGCGATCACCCTGGGTAATTATCCGGCAATATGGCAGGGCGGAATATATCAGGGACCATTAAAACAGGGCTGTGTGCCCATATTGAATTGCTGGGGATGTCCTCTATCACTTTTTTCCTGCCCAATCGGTGGGTTACAGCACTTTTTCAATCTCCATTTAATCCCATTCTATATCGCCAGCTTTTTCGGAGCGGTGGGCACATTGGTTGGAAGAATGGCGTGTGGCTGGCTATGTCCTTTTGGATTGTTCCAGGATTTGCTTTACAAGTTAAAAACATTCAAGATGCGCCTGCCAAAAGCCTTTAGTTATTTAAAATATGGGGTCCTGGTGATTGTTGCAGGAATTATTGCCTGGATCAGTGGTGAACCCTGGTTCTGCAAAATGTGCCCTGCAGGAATAATTGAGGCAGGAATTCCGCTTGTAATGGCTGATAAAACCGGCGATATCAAGGCGCTTGTGGGCTGGCTATTCTGGATAAAGATGGCGATACTTGTCCTTGTGATACAGTTCTCTATATATATTAAAAGATTTTTCTGCAGGACCTTTTGTCCGGTTGGTGCCATATATTCAATATTCAACAGGTTCAGCCTATTTCGATTACAGGTCAATAAAACAAAATGTATTGATTGTGATTCGTGTAAGGCAGTCTGTCCGATGGATGTACCAATACATACTTCTCAATACAATATTGATTGTATCAGATGTCTTGATTGTGTAAAAAAGTGTCCAACAAAGGCGATAACCTATGGAACGAAATAA
- a CDS encoding TlpA disulfide reductase family protein: protein MKQDNRSITSFAVSSRKRNRDLQYRPWIALCILFVFVFAHAQEKELPNAPDFTLQDVDGNTVCLDSLLKKGPVFMSFWALWCKMCIKELDALKPYYDEFDSLGLQMLAISQDKARAVPKVKPFALSHKWKYVVVLDPDNIMRDLYNVQAMPTSFIINQEKKIVFVHQGYKPGDEEIIVEKVRCLAGKNCKGDCKGKCHE from the coding sequence ATGAAACAAGATAATCGCAGTATCACTTCGTTTGCAGTATCATCCCGAAAAAGAAATCGGGATTTGCAGTATCGCCCGTGGATTGCTTTGTGTATTTTATTTGTTTTTGTCTTTGCACATGCCCAGGAAAAAGAATTACCCAATGCACCTGATTTTACCTTACAGGATGTGGATGGTAATACTGTCTGCCTTGATTCTTTGCTGAAGAAGGGACCGGTCTTTATGAGTTTCTGGGCATTATGGTGTAAGATGTGTATAAAAGAGCTTGATGCACTTAAACCATATTATGATGAATTTGATTCCCTTGGATTGCAGATGCTGGCAATCAGTCAGGATAAGGCAAGGGCAGTTCCAAAGGTAAAGCCATTTGCATTGAGCCATAAATGGAAATATGTGGTTGTCCTTGATCCAGATAATATAATGCGCGACCTTTACAATGTTCAGGCAATGCCCACGAGTTTTATTATTAACCAGGAAAAGAAAATCGTATTTGTACATCAAGGATACAAGCCGGGCGACGAAGAGATAATTGTTGAGAAAGTCCGCTGTCTTGCGGGTAAAAACTGCAAGGGTGATTGTAAAGGCAAATGTCATGAGTAA